The following are encoded in a window of Xyrauchen texanus isolate HMW12.3.18 chromosome 42, RBS_HiC_50CHRs, whole genome shotgun sequence genomic DNA:
- the LOC127634733 gene encoding basic helix-loop-helix domain-containing protein USF3 isoform X1: MPEIVQTQTNNSRLPRRKKNKESHNAVERHRKEKINAGINRIGDLLPCSQALKQSKNMILDEAFHYITELKRQNDEMLLNGGDKVLAEELERLRRQVEDLRKESAQYIELLKSNGIHFLNDPTIHWKGKQRCAKVAKVTPTHLMSKGIIVYSNGNTSCPTSKVSIPPSPVSHLDKQPANAVTVQPSCNSALGTGQTLGITNSAPVSKVIVSSASSHIPVATIIPAVSKPYLTVVEQYSPLEQTTPRLNPPMHHFTFQGSCPQPVVNTSLPPQCQPDNPTPRLTTATSLAMPLTLQPMLSLTSLPQVVINNSVVPVAASTVLSQNSEIPSVCPIFPSNSTRLRTSATSSTQTTWTTLQLAGNTVQPVSQALVTDGANISQNPQHLSVCSVGTKHLEEPASLQLQPQVPLQLQVSTHIPIQPSGPRPPQLYSAVVPNPHTTVAQQSSLLAVPAIVSQAVVVHHPSEPQPTYLTHPQSAVQAQPALLPKSQINSALIPNSNHTIQPKPLLQAAIPSQPHLQPTVVPQAQSAVVPQLHLSMVPQAQPIINPPTQPALVPQPQAATLPVLQTMQVLQVNSDETPVAVTSSPQNNAHVVILQQGSSCPAPQVHREDMTSQTPCQHIVIIQAPALTPASQSHHTAIVSNTTSTLSSQTTTSHPTCTTGTMQAAGTKQLVHILPRPSTQLQAQAPQTITVNGQVYVLQSVKLPDKGNSQQSSQSVTQILQPSCEEPTSNVAMNCLGALTSLSQNISKITSQSNVQIYTITPPSYTTVQPPICGSDFSTCETVLSPSVPVPSTAAGSAVKILPKKGSVTSGNQNRQISVRRTRMVKQKEPKLGQSLHRIAAKNKASVSNDACSQLYTIATGINLLKSVGKDMVSQDINTWSTPTSVSSTSISSAVISTSSFSEKSAESSASSLVYGSESIVKPSLAGGEISKTKAKSVCVVPLHNNVTVSSISSSVSSTQGSVVISSNYDHISKGIHTPDIGPQLNCSADSVALASESSTMDTVASLSVTTSEIKVNSSCSVSFLGKTASQNEVTASNVCSSNDGRSTVSRTSLPESSIPMTAVSSSQNSSIVKSIHSVLCQPPVSSGISTLSRPLGISADTIVSEPRVSIMPEQSISQIQGKFARREELTSSPKIQTSCSISSTSTPSSDTSMSTPPVHFPEASDHFKSLKRTSAMNISMAATNHETCRDFKLIEPKINTKPGKDGQSVCSTEKHVTEVVPFAQKDTVSPQQECTLVNDSFEPTLGTSRHTDSPLAGGSGGRGFSVASLLPAGHNINASPNTFGTFTFTSEQAEILAMAARAIFEQDSPGKRVAAGCTVDNPNTAATGWDFPKMQSIPSNKESMTGQQVKPTKQVDLFMSKNSSQVSGRGPPVEPLASGTVGIRLPQAIAYSQSQPTTVTSLNVNNLIRPTSSQPYPGSPNLAQQVSAPSSGVASSMVSQSSSQVPSTCTDPSQPNEYAPLKNALMRSQVSVGMVERHQKNMPKRSAQDDLILPNKRSKPCPTGNVARVEMKATDHVQMMVCHMPSSTSAAMTRNHSDGVGALFSGNTFMSTVLRPTEGHCSNQVPTHEQTQRSVLHLQQVHAQHSSPQSGQNLGGHSYLKHQQQQEQRQLYQLQHHLTQPESQIHNIHQRNLLQDQHVHKKRVVRGGQTPVGLQKQHHLEKSGMQQQHQQQQQPQQHQQQQQQQQQSQQHQQQQQQQHHQQQQQSQQQQQKAQQIQQQQQSHQQQQQMAPQNSHSRHQHLQQQIQQQQHFGACQDKNCEAQQSGQRAHQNNHLGQPERPPGQDHGAMQRLMGSRSLEQQLTSQPSNSVSRSSDLACPPSRQEHHRLSSYSAEALIGKTPATTTGEQRMGVHLQAPRNNGQDQSELRGYVDSSCGKGNIAHNSQSRLPPEHANTTDTQRIPECGPFKALVSGHQLINFEGQVSHSGDMSSKSVSQIHRGPQLQAGFRMGSGPIGDGRTCGTYSGPHPAAHSVHIGAGLMREQEGCHQSFMQSLLAPHIPEQNVHHRAVQGCTPVSIEYNCVPGTSAGELQAKSSSPNLHPLQKAANIRLGDNNKGHISQVSGNLHGPTVRACPPHPPTPHSSSDTGRIQGSTRSLSAVNQRPHHIGPDPQSTKIRPGDRPRSGNLRPGNPFEPESSLPLPSSGGVLLGRTQSGNEARRSSIVRFMPEGAQVSSDNNLVSDQHLTQNFGFPLIAEGGMNPPPPINANASFIPPVTQPSASRTPALLPVEPQNTLPSFYPSYSSAAHPSLPSEIPLQYFSNQMFTSPSTDKSGSAQLNNRFGSILSPPRPVGFAQASFPLLTDITPMPIANSSGITPHLPNFNLTSLFPEIATAMPPDGSSMPMSPLLSLANTTSSDSNKQSNRPAHNISHILGHDGTSAV, encoded by the exons ATGCCGGAGATAGTACAGACTCAAACAAATAACTCAAGACTGCCACG GCGGAAGAAAAACAAGGAGAGTCATAATGCAG TGGAAAGGCAccgtaaagagaaaataaatgctGGTATCAATCGGATTGGAGATCTTTTGCCTTGCTCTCAGGCCTTAAAACAG agtaaaaatatgattttggATGAGGCTTTTCATTACATCACTGAGCTAAAGCGACAAAATGATGAAATGCTGCTTAATGGGGGAGACAAAGTCTTAG CGGAGGAGCTAGAGCGATTACGGCGGCAGGTGGAGGACCTGCGCAAGGAAAGTGCTCAATACATTGAGCTCCTCAAATCTAATGGCATTCATTTCTTGAATGACCCCACTATACACTGGAAAGGGAAGCAGCGCTGTGCAAAAGTAGCCAAAGTAACTCCAACTCATTTGATGTCAAAGGGAATAATTGTGTACTCCAATGGGAACACTTCCTGTCCCACAAGCAAAGTTTCCATTCCACCAAGTCCAGTTTCTCACCTTGATAAACAACCAGCAAATGCTGTAACAGTCCAACCATCATGCAATTCTGCATTGGGCACAGGCCAGACTCTTGGTATTACAAATTCAGCACCAGTAAGCAAAGTTATTGTCTCTTCTGCATCTTCCCACATACCTGTAGCAACTATTATCCCTGCTGTGTCCAAGCCATATCTTACAGTGGTGGAACAATATTCCCCTCTGGAACAGACTACTCCAAGATTGAACCCTCCTATGCATCATTTTACTTTTCAAGGTTCATGTCCCCAGCCTGTGGTCAACACATCACTCCCTCCACAATGTCAACCAGATAACCCAACTCCCAGACTCACTACTGCAACCAGCTTAGCCATGCCTCTCACACTTCAGCCTATGCTAAGCCTAACCTCTCTGCCTCAAGTTGTGATCAATAACTCAGTGGTCCCTGTTGCTGCATCCACTGTGCTCTCTCAAAATTCTGAAATCCCATCTGTTTGCCCCATATTCCCATCAAACTCTACTCGTCTTAGAACCAGTGCAACTAGTAGCACTCAGACTACATGGACAACACTACAGCTGGCCGGAAATACAGTGCAACCTGTCTCCCAGGCATTGGTCACAGATGGTGCCAACATTTCACAGAATCCACAGCACCTCTCTGTATGCTCAGTAGGGACAAAACACCTCGAGGAGCCTGCTTCTCTCCAATTACAACCACAGGTTCCTCTGCAACTGCAAGTATCAACACATATTCCTATTCAGCCATCTGGGCCAAGACCCCCTCAGCTATATTCAGCagttgttccaaaccctcatACAACAGTAGCTCAACAGTCTTCACTTTTAGCAGTACCAGCCATTGTGTCCCAAGCTGTTGTCGTTCATCATCCATCTGAACCGCAGCCAACCTATTTGACCCATCCACAATCTGCTGTTCAGGCACAGCCAGCACTATTACCAAAATCTCAAATTAACTCCGCTCTTATTCCCAACTCTAACCACACCATACAACCTAAACCTCTGCTTCAAGCTGCTATACCATCTCAGCCTCATTTGCAACCAACAGTAGTGCCCCAGGCCCAGTCTGCCGTTGTGCCTCAACTGCATCTCAGTATGGTGCCTCAAGCTCAGCCAATCATAAATCCACCAACTCAACCTGCCCTTGTGCCTCAGCCTCAAGCTGCTACACTGCCAGTGTTACAGACAATGCAGGTATTACAGGTGAATTCAGATGAAACACCAGTTGCTGTGACCTCCTCTCCTCAAAATAATGCACATGTTGTTATTCTACAACAGGGAAGTTCATGTCCAGCACCACAGGTTCACAGAGAGGATATGACTAGTCAGACTCCCTGCCAGCACATTGTCATAATTCAGGCACCTGCTTTAACACCTGCATCACAGAGCCATCACACTGCCATTGTTTCAAACACAACATCGACTTTGTCAAGTCAAACAACCACGTCACACCCTACCTGTACAACAGGTACAATGCAGGCAGCTGGAACAAAACAGCTGGTACACATACTTCCACGCCCCTCAACACAATTGCAAGCACAAGCTCCTCAGACTATCACTGTGAATGGACAAGTTTATGTTTTGCAGTCAGTAAAGTTGCCAGATAAGGGGAACTCTCAGCAATCTAGTCAAAGTGTTACTCAAATCCTTCAGCCAAGCTGTGAGGAACCCACCTCTAATGTTGCCATGAATTGTTTAGGTGCTCTAACTAGTCTTAGTCAGAACATTTCAAAGATCACAAGTCAAAGCAATGTACAAATATACACGATTACTCCACCTTCATACACTACTGTGCAACCTCCAATCTGTGGTTCAGATTTCAGCACTTGTGAAACTGTTCTTTCCCCCTCTGTTCCTGTACCATCAACTGCTGCAGGCAGTGCAGTTAAAATCCTGCCAAAGAAAGGTAGTGTGACTTCTGGAAACCAAAATAGACAAATCTCAGTAAGAAGAACCAGAATGGTTAAGCAAAAAGAACCAAAACTTGGACAAAGTTTGCACAGAATTGCTGCAAAAAATAAAGCGTCCGTTTCAAATGATGCATGTTCCCAGTTATACACTATAGCAACAGGTATTAATTTATTAAAGTCTGTTGGTAAGGATATGGTTAGTCAGGATATAAATACTTGGAGTACCCCTACTAGTGTCAGTTCTACATCCATTAGTTCTGCAGTCATTAGTACCAGTTCTTTCAGTGAAAAATCAGCAGAGAGTTCTGCCTCGTCTTTGGTGTATGGCAGTGAATCTATTGTCAAGCCCTCCTTGGCTGGTGGAGAAATCTCAAAGACTAAAGCAAAATCGGTCTGTGTTGTCCCCTTGCATAACAATGTAACAGTTAGCAGTATCAGTTCATCAGTAAGTTCTACTCAGGGTAGTGTAGTTATTTCTTCAAATTATGACCACATAAGTAAAGGCATACACACTCCAGATATTGGGCCCCAGCTTAATTGTTCAGCTGACAGTGTTGCTCTTGCTTCAGAATCTAGCACTATGGACACTGTTGCATCTTTGTCAGTTACCACATCAGAAATTAAAGTTAATTCCTCATGCAGCGTGTCATTTTTGGGCAAAACTGCTAGTCAGAATGAGGTAACTGCCAGTAATGTTTGCTCCAGTAATGATGGCAGGTCAACAGTTTCAAGAACTAGTTTACCAGAGAGTTCCATTCCAATGACCGCAGTAAGCTCTTCTCAAAACAGTTCAATAGTTAAATCTATTCATTCTGTACTTTGCCAACCACCAGTTTCAAGTGGCATATCCACACTGAGTAGACCGTTAGGCATTAGTGCTGATACTATAGTGAGTGAACCAAGAGTTTCCATCATGCCAGAACAGAGTATTTCACAAATTCAAGGCAAGTTTGCTAGAAGGGAAGAGTTGACTTCCTCTCCTAAAATTCAGACATCATGTAGTATATCCTCAACTTCAACTCCTAGCTCAGACACCTCTATGTCAACTCCACCTGTTCATTTTCCAGAGGCTTCAGACCATTTCAAATCTCTTAAACGAACATCTGCAATGAATATATCCATGGCAGCCACTAACCATGAAACTTGTAGAGATTTCAAGCTGATTGAACCAAAAATTAACACAAAACCTGGCAAGGATGGACAATCTGTTTGTTCCACAGAGAAACATGTGACAGAAGTAGTTCCCTTTGCTCAAAAAGACACAGTTTCTCCACAGCAGGAATGTACATTGGTCAATGATTCATTTGAGCCGACATTGGGAACCAGTAGACATACTGATTCACCTCTGGCAGGAGGATCAGGTGGCAGAGGCTTTTCTGTTGCATCATTGCTCCCAGCAGGTCACAACATCAATGCTTCTCCAAATACATTTggtacattcactttcacttctgaGCAGGCTGAAATATTAGCAATGGCTGCCAGGGCTATATTTGAACAGGACAGTCCAGGTAAGAGGGTTGCTGCTGGTTGCACTGTTGACAACCCAAATACTGCTGCTACAGGGTGGGACTTTCCAAAAATGCAGTCAATCCCTTCTAACAAGGAGAGCATGACTGGCCAGCAAGTTAAACCTACAAAGCAGGTGGATTTATTCATGTCAAAAAATTCATCTCAGGTCTCTGGTCGAGGTCCTCCAGTTGAGCCTTTGGCCAGTGGCACTGTCGGCATCAGACTTCCACAGGCCATAGCTTACTCACAGTCTCAGCCTACTACTGTCACTAGCCTTAATGTTAATAACCTCATCAGACCAACCTCCAGCCAACCTTATCCAGGATCACCTAATCTTGCACAGCAGGTCTCTGCTCCATCGTCCGGGGTAGCTTCCAGTATGGTTTCTCAGTCTTCCTCTCAAGTTCCCTCAACCTGTACTGACCCTTCTCAACCCAATGAATATGCACCTTTGAAAAATGCTCTGATGCGATCTCAAGTCAGTGTTGGAATGGTTGAACGTCATCAGAAGAATATGCCAAAAAGGTCTGCCCAAGATGACCTTATTCTTCCAAATAAGCGTTCAAAGCCATGCCCAACAGGGAATGTTGCTAGAGTAGAGATGAAGGCTACAGATCATGTCCAGATGATGGTTTGTCATATGCCCTCAAGTACTTCTGCAGCCATGACAAGGAATCACTCTGATGGAGTTGGGGCTCTGTTTTCTGGTAATACTTTCATGAGCACTGTGCTCCGCCCTACTGAAGGACACTGCTCTAACCAGGTACCAACACATGAACAAACTCAGCGAAGTGTGTTGCACCTGCAGCAAGTGCATGCACAACATAGCTCTCCACAGTCTGGCCAGAACTTAGGTGGACACTCCTACCTCAAACACCAGCAACAGCAGGAACAAAGGCAACTTTACCAGCTTCAGCATCACCTGACACAGCCGGAATCTCAGATCCACAATATTCATCAGAGGAACCTGCTGCAAGATCAGCATGTGCACAAAAAGAGAGTTGTGCGTGGTGGGCAGACACCGGTTGGTCTGCAGAAGCAACATCATTTGGAAAAGAGTGGCATGCAGCAGCAAcatcaacaacagcagcagcctCAGCAAcaccaacaacagcagcagcaacagcaacaATCTCAACAgcatcagcagcaacaacaacagcagcaccaTCAACAGCAGCAGCAATCACAGCAACAGCAACAAAAAGCACAACAGATTCAACAGCAGCAGCAGTCACACCAACAGCAGCAGCAAATGGCACCACAGAATTCACACTCACGCCATCAGCATCTTCAGCAGCAGATTCAGCAACAACAGCACTTTGGGGCTTGCCAGGATAAAAATTGTGAGGCCCAACAGTCAGGTCAGAGGGCTCATCAAAACAATCACTTGGGTCAGCCGGAGCGTCCACCTGGTCAGGATCATGGAGCTATGCAAAGACTAATGGGGTCTCGCTCATTGGAACAGCAGTTGACTTCCCAACCTAGCAATTCTGTTTCTCGTTCCTCAGATCTTGCTTGCCCTCCATCACGTCAGGAGCACCACCGTCTCTCTAGTTATTCAGCAGAGGCTCTTATAGGGAAGACTCCCGCTACTACGACTGGTGAACAACGTATGGGAGTGCATCTGCAAGCACCTCGAAACAATGGACAGGACCAGTCAGAATTACGAGGCTATGTAGACTCGTCATGTGGCAAAGGAAATATTGCTCATAATTCTCAGAGTAGGCTCCCCCCAGAGCATGCCAATaccacagacacacagagaataCCAGAGTGTGGGCCTTTCAAGGCTCTGGTTAGTGGGCATCAACTCATTAACTTTGAAGGGCAAGTGTCTCACAGTGGTGACATGTCCAGCAAGTCTGTATCCCAAATCCATAGAGGTCCTCAGTTACAAGCAGGATTCAGAATGGGTTCTGGACCAATAGGGGATGGGCGTACATGTGGGACATATTCAGGTCCACATCCTGCTGCTCATAGTGTACACATTGGTGCAGGATTGATGAGAGAACAAGAGGGTTGTCACCAGAGCTTCATGCAAAGTCTTTTGGCACCACATATTCCTGAGCAAAATGTGCACCATAGAGCAGTACAGGGCTGTACCCCAGTGAGTATAGAGTACAACTGTGTTCCTGGGACCTCTGCTGGAGAACTTCAAGCTAAATCTTCTAGTCCTAATTTGCACCCTTTACAGAAAGCTGCTAACATTCGTCTAGGGGACAATAACAAAGGGCATATTTCTCAGGTCAGTGGAAATTTGCATGGTCCAACTGTGAGAGCATGTCCACCCCATCCTCCAACACCACACAGCAGTTCAGACACAGGGCGCATACAAGGCTCAACAAGATCACTCTCAGCAGTTAATCAGCGCCCCCACCATATTGGACCAGATCCACAAAGCACAAAGATCCGTCCTGGAGACCGACCTCGGTCTGGAAACTTGAGACCTGGCAATCCATTTGAACCAGAAAGCTCCCTGCCTCTTCCATCAAGTGGAGGAGTGCTCCTTGGCCGTACACAATCAGGAAATGAAGCTAGGCGAAGTAGCATTGTGCGTTTTATGCCAGAAGGTGCACAGGTCAGCAGtgacaacaatttggtgtcagaccAGCATCTCACCCAGAATTTTGGTTTTCCCTTAATAGCTGAAGGAGGAATGAACCCTCCACCTCCCATTAATGCCAATGCATCTTTCATTCCACCAGTCACACAGCCCAGTGCCTCTCGCACCCCAGCCCTCCTTCCTGTGGAACCTCAGAACACTCTACCATCATTTTACCCATCATATTCCTCTGCAGCTCATCCCAGCCTTCCGAGTGAGATTCCTTTACAGTATTTTTCCAATCAGATGTTTACAAGTCCAAGCACTGACAAGAGTGGAAGTGCACAGTTGAACAATCGCTTTGGTTCTATTCTTTCTCCTCCTCGACCTGTGGGCTTTGCACAGGCCAGCTTCCCTCTTCTCACAGATATAACACCAATGCCAATTGCAAACTCCTCAGGCATCACACCTCATTTACCCAACTTCAACCTGACCTCTTTATTTCCTGAAATTGCCACAGCTATGCCTCCGGATGGCTCCTCCATGCCAATGTCCCCTTTATTGTCTCTTGCTAACACTACTTCCTCAGACTCAAATAAACAATCTAATCGCCCAGCCCACAACATCAGTCATATTCTAGGACATGATGGGACTTCTGCTGTTTAA